One Ensifer adhaerens genomic region harbors:
- a CDS encoding Lrp/AsnC family transcriptional regulator, with translation MAPSKKPQVELDRFDLAILAILQKDNTTPQRQIGEAVNLSAPAVQRRIKRMEETGVIRANVALIDPVSVNQALTILVEVEVESEQIALLDAAKAAFTAAPEVQQCYYVTGDVDFMLVVIVPTMADYEAFTRRMFFGNANIKRFRTFVTMDPVKVGLSVPL, from the coding sequence ATGGCACCGTCGAAAAAGCCACAGGTCGAACTGGATCGCTTCGATCTTGCGATTCTCGCCATCCTGCAGAAGGACAATACGACGCCGCAGCGCCAGATCGGCGAGGCGGTCAATCTGTCGGCGCCCGCCGTCCAGCGGCGGATCAAGCGCATGGAAGAAACCGGCGTCATCCGCGCCAATGTCGCGCTGATCGATCCGGTCAGCGTCAATCAGGCGCTGACGATCCTGGTGGAGGTGGAGGTCGAAAGCGAGCAGATCGCCCTGCTCGATGCGGCCAAGGCGGCATTCACGGCGGCACCCGAAGTGCAGCAATGCTACTATGTCACCGGTGACGTCGACTTCATGCTCGTCGTCATCGTGCCGACCATGGCCGACTACGAGGCCTTCACCCGGCGCATGTTCTTCGGCAATGCGAACATCAAGCGCTTCCGCACCTTCGTGACGATGGATCCGGTGAAGGTCGGACTTTCGGTCCCGCTCTAG
- a CDS encoding M20 aminoacylase family protein, translating to MAGMDFDRLVKDMTAWRRDVHAHPEFGFEEQRTSSFVAAKLREFGLDEVVEGVGGTGVVGRLKRGSGNRAIALRADMDALRIPEQGELPYRSTKPGTMHACGHDGHTAMLLGAAKMLAEDGGFDGTACFIFQPAEEWGKGALAMLDDGLMERFPFDEIYGLHNMPGLPVGRFETRVGAIMSAEDNFEIVLKGVGGHAARPHWGNETLVAACATVVNLQTIVSRRLSPTDIGVVSVTELLTDGTRNALPGLARILGDARSFRPEVSTRIEAEMRVIAKGTADAYGCEVEVNYTREFVPLINDPALTGHAFAAAETVFGTGNVATAAEPMTGSEDFARFLEHVPGCFVFIGNGETSAPLHNPRYDFNDDALIFGARYHAEIIRQRLALADSRP from the coding sequence ATGGCGGGAATGGATTTTGACCGGCTTGTGAAGGACATGACCGCCTGGCGCCGCGACGTGCACGCGCACCCGGAATTCGGTTTCGAGGAACAACGCACCTCATCCTTCGTTGCGGCAAAGCTCAGGGAATTCGGGCTCGACGAGGTGGTGGAAGGTGTCGGTGGTACCGGCGTTGTCGGTCGGCTGAAACGCGGCAGCGGCAACCGCGCCATAGCGCTTCGGGCCGACATGGATGCGCTGCGGATACCGGAACAGGGAGAGCTTCCCTATCGCTCGACGAAGCCCGGCACCATGCATGCCTGCGGCCATGACGGTCACACGGCCATGCTGCTTGGCGCCGCCAAGATGCTCGCCGAAGACGGCGGCTTCGATGGTACCGCATGCTTTATCTTCCAGCCGGCCGAGGAGTGGGGCAAGGGCGCGCTGGCGATGCTCGACGACGGACTGATGGAACGTTTTCCCTTCGACGAAATCTACGGCCTGCACAACATGCCGGGGCTGCCGGTCGGCCGTTTCGAAACCCGCGTCGGCGCCATCATGTCGGCGGAGGACAATTTCGAGATCGTGCTCAAAGGCGTCGGCGGGCACGCGGCGCGGCCGCACTGGGGTAACGAGACGCTGGTCGCCGCCTGCGCCACCGTCGTCAATCTGCAGACGATCGTGTCGCGCCGCCTCTCGCCGACGGATATCGGTGTCGTTTCGGTCACCGAGCTTTTGACCGACGGCACGCGCAACGCGCTGCCCGGTCTCGCCCGCATCCTCGGCGATGCCCGCAGCTTCCGCCCGGAGGTCAGCACCAGGATCGAAGCGGAGATGCGGGTGATCGCCAAGGGTACGGCGGATGCCTATGGCTGCGAGGTCGAGGTCAACTACACGCGCGAGTTCGTGCCACTGATCAATGACCCGGCCTTGACCGGCCACGCCTTTGCCGCAGCAGAAACGGTGTTCGGGACCGGGAATGTCGCAACGGCCGCCGAGCCGATGACCGGCTCGGAGGATTTCGCACGCTTCCTTGAGCACGTTCCGGGCTGCTTCGTCTTCATCGGCAATGGCGAGACATCGGCGCCGCTGCACAATCCGCGTTACGACTTCAACGACGACGCCCTGATCTTCGGCGCGCGTTATCACGCCGAGATTATCCGGCAGAGACTGGCGTTGGCTGATAGCCGGCCATGA
- a CDS encoding RNA polymerase sigma factor, which produces MTDPTIVFGERLVAFLPNLRRFAISLCRSRDVADDLVQAACEKALAGSDRFEEGTRFDAWMFRILRNLWIDQLRRQKTAGPTEEIEAQAELAVPSGEAGSEARMALKSVAAAIDGLVLEQREVLILTCVEELSYKEAAEVLGIPIGTVMSRLARARKNLAEATGIEPPVARSQDMRGGTR; this is translated from the coding sequence ATGACGGATCCGACCATCGTCTTCGGCGAGCGCCTGGTCGCGTTTCTGCCGAACCTGCGCCGCTTTGCCATTTCGCTTTGCCGGTCGCGCGACGTGGCCGACGATCTGGTGCAGGCGGCCTGCGAAAAGGCGCTAGCCGGTTCGGACCGCTTCGAGGAAGGCACGCGCTTTGACGCCTGGATGTTCCGCATCCTGCGCAACCTCTGGATCGACCAGCTGCGCCGGCAGAAGACCGCCGGCCCGACGGAGGAGATCGAGGCGCAGGCCGAACTCGCCGTTCCTTCGGGCGAGGCCGGGAGCGAGGCGCGCATGGCGCTGAAGAGCGTGGCGGCTGCGATCGACGGCCTGGTGCTCGAACAGCGCGAGGTACTGATCCTCACCTGCGTCGAGGAGCTTTCCTACAAGGAGGCAGCCGAAGTTCTCGGCATTCCGATCGGAACCGTCATGAGCAGGCTCGCCCGGGCGCGTAAAAATCTTGCGGAGGCAACGGGAATAGAACCGCCGGTCGCGCGTTCACAGGACATGAGAGGCGGGACAAGATGA
- a CDS encoding diaminopropionate ammonia-lyase, with amino-acid sequence MFLANSHADFGHSLLPADADMLSLAAAARVEQQLARRPDHRPTPLHALPALADELGIAGVFVKDEGQRLGLGSFKALGGSYAVIRLVVEEAERRLGRSIDLDDLDRPEVRAIAAAQTFGCATDGNHGRSVAMGARLVGAKAVIFVHGGVSETRIEAIAAYGAEIVRVAGTYDDSVREAARVCDENGWTVVSDTTWPGYEYIPGLVMQGYTALLSEALRQMEEPPTHVFVQAGVGGIAAATAGHLALRYGAERPRFVVVDPARAACLYESARAGHPVKVAHGEPTIMAMLECYEPSLVAWRILSRVADAFMTVDEEDAVSVMNRLARPTGSDPAIVSGESGGVGLAGLLSVARDPALRETLGLTAQSRVFVINTEGATDPERYAALVGLSPETVANTSNERG; translated from the coding sequence ATGTTTCTCGCCAATTCCCATGCCGATTTCGGCCACTCGCTACTGCCCGCGGATGCCGACATGCTGTCGCTTGCCGCCGCCGCCCGTGTCGAGCAGCAGCTTGCGCGCCGCCCCGACCATCGGCCGACGCCGCTTCATGCCTTGCCCGCATTGGCGGACGAACTCGGTATTGCGGGCGTCTTCGTCAAGGACGAAGGCCAACGCCTGGGTCTCGGCAGTTTCAAGGCGCTTGGCGGTTCCTATGCGGTGATCCGGCTGGTGGTCGAGGAGGCGGAACGGCGTCTCGGTCGCAGCATCGATCTCGACGATCTCGACCGGCCAGAGGTTCGGGCAATTGCCGCCGCCCAGACCTTCGGCTGCGCCACCGATGGCAATCACGGCCGCTCGGTTGCCATGGGCGCCCGGCTTGTCGGCGCGAAAGCGGTGATCTTCGTGCACGGAGGCGTCAGCGAAACGCGCATCGAGGCGATCGCGGCCTATGGCGCGGAGATCGTCCGCGTTGCCGGGACCTACGACGATTCCGTCCGGGAGGCCGCGCGGGTCTGTGACGAAAATGGCTGGACCGTCGTCTCGGACACCACCTGGCCGGGCTACGAATACATTCCCGGCCTGGTGATGCAGGGCTACACGGCGCTGCTGAGCGAGGCGCTGCGGCAGATGGAAGAGCCTCCGACGCATGTGTTCGTGCAGGCGGGCGTTGGCGGCATTGCGGCGGCGACCGCGGGGCATCTGGCGCTACGTTATGGCGCAGAGCGTCCACGTTTCGTCGTCGTCGATCCGGCGCGCGCCGCCTGCCTCTACGAAAGCGCCAGAGCCGGACATCCGGTCAAGGTGGCGCATGGCGAGCCGACGATCATGGCGATGCTCGAATGCTACGAGCCGTCGCTTGTCGCCTGGCGTATCCTGTCGCGCGTCGCCGATGCCTTCATGACCGTCGACGAGGAGGATGCCGTTTCGGTGATGAACCGGCTTGCGCGGCCGACAGGCTCTGACCCGGCGATCGTGTCCGGCGAAAGCGGCGGCGTCGGCCTGGCCGGGCTGCTTTCGGTTGCCCGCGATCCAGCGCTGCGGGAAACGCTCGGACTGACCGCGCAGTCGCGCGTCTTCGTCATCAATACCGAGGGTGCGACGGACCCAGAGCGTTATGCTGCCTTGGTCGGCCTGTCGCCCGAGACCGTCGCCAACACATCGAACGAAAGAGGATGA
- a CDS encoding Zn-dependent hydrolase — MSFPSIDAARLIGRIRELGEIGRDAEGRLTRLAGSDNDKAGRNRLVAWIEAAGLDVAVDQIGNIFGIWRSEENSGEAPIMLGSHIDTVINAGIYDGCYGVLAALEVIETLKDRGVTPARPIVVAAFTNEEGVRFAPDMLGSLVYAGGLPLDAALATIGTDGSSLGEELERIGYAGNIEPGFLKPHAYVELHIEQGPVLQREGFSIGAVENLQGISWQRVTIDGVANHAGTTPMAMRSDAGLAAARVGLFLREHIARSNAPSVATIGTMRFEPDAINVIPSRAAFTVDLRDPDEDRLQALEAALADFLVRIGAEEGVTISVERLARFQPVAFDQGIVAAVEASAKARGLKSRRMTSGAGHDAQMIARIAPTAMIFVPSRDGISHNPREHTEPDDLVAGANVLLDVVERMVSGR, encoded by the coding sequence ATGTCATTTCCTTCCATCGACGCCGCGCGCCTCATCGGGCGCATCCGCGAGCTTGGCGAAATCGGTCGCGATGCAGAAGGGCGACTGACCCGGCTGGCCGGCTCCGACAACGACAAGGCCGGCCGCAACCGCCTCGTCGCCTGGATCGAGGCGGCGGGCCTCGATGTGGCCGTGGATCAGATTGGTAACATCTTCGGCATCTGGCGCAGCGAGGAAAACAGCGGCGAAGCGCCGATCATGCTCGGCTCGCACATCGATACGGTCATCAATGCCGGCATCTATGACGGATGTTACGGCGTACTCGCCGCGCTCGAAGTAATCGAGACGCTGAAGGACCGTGGCGTGACGCCGGCCCGACCGATCGTCGTTGCCGCCTTTACCAATGAGGAGGGCGTGCGTTTTGCGCCCGACATGCTCGGCTCGCTCGTCTATGCCGGCGGCCTGCCGCTGGACGCAGCGCTCGCGACCATCGGCACGGATGGCTCGTCGCTGGGCGAGGAACTCGAGCGGATTGGCTATGCCGGCAACATCGAGCCGGGGTTCCTCAAGCCCCACGCCTATGTCGAGCTTCATATCGAGCAGGGGCCGGTGCTGCAGCGCGAGGGCTTTTCGATCGGTGCCGTCGAGAACCTGCAGGGCATTTCCTGGCAGCGCGTGACGATCGATGGCGTCGCCAACCATGCCGGCACCACGCCGATGGCAATGCGTTCCGACGCCGGTCTCGCGGCCGCGCGTGTCGGCCTCTTCCTGCGCGAGCATATTGCCCGGTCGAACGCGCCGAGTGTCGCGACCATTGGCACCATGCGTTTCGAGCCCGACGCGATCAACGTCATCCCATCGCGTGCCGCCTTCACCGTCGATCTGCGCGATCCGGACGAGGATCGGCTGCAGGCGCTCGAAGCGGCGCTTGCGGACTTTCTGGTGCGCATCGGCGCGGAAGAGGGGGTAACGATCTCGGTCGAGCGGCTGGCACGCTTCCAGCCGGTCGCCTTCGATCAGGGCATCGTCGCAGCGGTCGAGGCTTCGGCGAAGGCGCGAGGCCTCAAGAGCCGGCGCATGACTTCGGGCGCCGGTCATGACGCCCAGATGATCGCCCGCATCGCGCCGACGGCGATGATCTTCGTTCCGAGCCGCGACGGCATCAGCCATAATCCGCGCGAACACACGGAGCCGGATGATCTGGTCGCCGGCGCCAACGTGCTGCTCGATGTGGTCGAGCGGATGGTGAGTGGTCGCTAG
- a CDS encoding anti-sigma factor family protein — translation MSDTEFSDEILMAFADGELDEATMRRVEAALETDDELMARVAMFMETRAAASEALKPVLDEPVPDELVAKVRAMAAAAGDAARAADAPAAAGDNVVAFRRPADQPASPNGSPSRFLMALAASLLVVVGGAGGYLLRGGGLADPGGVPGAMQVAGTVGPALSAILDKAASGDEVAVGEGQGTVRLVSAFELGSGQLCREYELAQPGEPGLVSVACRKASTWQTRLAVTRPEGGDGYAPASSLETVDAFLTSIGAGQPLDADAEKKALSGTK, via the coding sequence ATGAGCGACACGGAATTCAGCGATGAGATCTTGATGGCGTTCGCCGACGGCGAACTCGACGAGGCGACAATGCGCCGTGTCGAGGCGGCGCTGGAAACGGACGACGAATTGATGGCGCGCGTGGCGATGTTCATGGAAACGCGCGCCGCCGCAAGCGAGGCGCTGAAGCCGGTGCTCGACGAGCCGGTGCCGGACGAACTGGTCGCTAAGGTGCGGGCCATGGCGGCGGCCGCGGGCGACGCAGCGCGCGCGGCGGACGCACCGGCTGCAGCCGGCGATAATGTCGTGGCCTTCCGGCGCCCTGCGGATCAGCCGGCGTCGCCGAACGGTAGCCCCTCGCGGTTTCTGATGGCGCTGGCAGCGTCGCTGCTGGTGGTCGTCGGCGGCGCTGGCGGCTACCTGCTTCGCGGCGGTGGGCTGGCGGATCCAGGCGGGGTGCCGGGCGCGATGCAGGTGGCCGGCACTGTCGGCCCGGCGCTCTCCGCCATCCTTGACAAGGCGGCTTCGGGAGACGAAGTCGCCGTTGGAGAAGGGCAGGGGACGGTCCGGCTGGTATCGGCCTTCGAGCTCGGCTCGGGGCAGCTCTGCCGCGAATACGAACTCGCCCAGCCCGGTGAGCCCGGTCTGGTGTCGGTCGCCTGCCGCAAGGCGTCGACCTGGCAGACGCGGCTCGCCGTCACTAGGCCGGAAGGCGGAGACGGCTATGCGCCCGCCTCTTCGCTTGAGACCGTCGATGCTTTTCTGACGTCGATCGGCGCCGGGCAGCCGCTCGATGCGGACGCCGAGAAGAAGGCGCTCTCCGGCACGAAATAG